One Dysgonomonadaceae bacterium PH5-43 DNA segment encodes these proteins:
- a CDS encoding cation diffusion facilitator family transporter (product_source=TIGR01297; cath_funfam=1.20.1510.10,3.30.70.1350; cog=COG0053; pfam=PF01545,PF16916; superfamily=160240,161111; tigrfam=TIGR01297; transmembrane_helix_parts=Inside_1_12,TMhelix_13_35,Outside_36_44,TMhelix_45_62,Inside_63_81,TMhelix_82_104,Outside_105_113,TMhelix_114_136,Inside_137_156,TMhelix_157_176,Outside_177_180,TMhelix_181_198,Inside_199_305), translated as MDRTKIMLRTSWISVLGNAFLSILKIVIGIISGSLAVLSDGLDSASDVVTSLIILITTPIISRPPNSKYAYGQEKAESMATTILSFVILFMGGQMFIASIERIFNPTEVELPTTIAIWATLISIVGKLLLSLYQFQQGKRTNSSMLKANAINMRNDVIISVGVLVGLASTFVFNLPVLDPIVALLISLYIMYSSIGIFKDANIVLMDGVSDVSIYNKIIDAVEKVPGASNPHRIRSRQIGNMYNIVLDIEADGHLSLTEAHHIAQAVEESIKSSIENVYDIVVHVEPLGDKHCEEKYGVNKKNLE; from the coding sequence ATGGACAGAACCAAAATAATGCTCCGAACTTCCTGGATTAGTGTGCTGGGAAATGCTTTCTTATCAATATTAAAGATAGTTATAGGCATAATTTCAGGAAGTTTGGCTGTGTTAAGTGACGGATTGGATTCGGCATCCGATGTTGTTACGTCCTTAATTATTTTAATAACCACACCTATTATAAGTCGTCCTCCAAATTCTAAATATGCTTACGGACAAGAGAAGGCAGAAAGTATGGCAACAACCATTCTCTCTTTTGTAATCCTTTTTATGGGCGGACAGATGTTTATTGCATCTATTGAAAGAATTTTTAATCCTACTGAAGTTGAGCTACCTACAACCATAGCTATATGGGCAACACTTATCTCTATTGTAGGAAAATTACTATTATCGCTTTATCAATTCCAACAAGGAAAGAGAACAAACTCTTCAATGCTGAAAGCTAACGCTATAAATATGCGCAATGATGTGATTATTTCAGTTGGTGTTTTAGTCGGATTAGCCTCAACCTTTGTGTTTAATCTTCCTGTACTCGACCCAATAGTTGCGCTTCTTATTAGTTTATATATAATGTATTCTTCCATTGGAATATTCAAAGATGCCAACATTGTGTTAATGGACGGAGTTTCGGATGTATCTATCTATAATAAAATAATTGATGCAGTAGAAAAAGTTCCTGGAGCAAGTAATCCGCACCGTATTCGCTCCCGACAAATAGGCAATATGTACAACATTGTTCTCGATATAGAAGCCGATGGGCATCTATCTTTAACAGAAGCTCACCACATAGCACAGGCAGTAGAAGAAAGTATTAAAAGCTCTATAGAAAATGTTTACGATATAGTAGTGCACGTCGAACCATTAGGCGACAAGCATTGCGAAGAAAAGTATGGAGTAAACAAAAAGAATTTGGAGTAA
- a CDS encoding RNA polymerase sigma factor (sigma-70 family) (product_source=TIGR02937; cath_funfam=1.10.1740.10; cog=COG1595; pfam=PF04542; superfamily=88946; tigrfam=TIGR02937): MDKYKLKKQEQEFIAIVKEHEKIIYKVCSFYISEQSPIEDLYQDVVLNLWQAYPKFRNESSYSTWIYRVALNKTFHL, from the coding sequence ATGGACAAATATAAGCTAAAGAAACAAGAACAAGAATTTATAGCCATAGTTAAAGAGCACGAAAAGATTATATACAAGGTGTGTTCTTTCTATATTTCCGAACAATCGCCAATTGAAGATCTATATCAAGATGTTGTATTGAATCTTTGGCAAGCTTATCCTAAATTTAGAAATGAAAGTAGTTATTCAACTTGGATATACCGTGTAGCACTAAACAAAACGTTTCATTTGTAG
- a CDS encoding ATP-dependent DNA helicase RecG (product_source=KO:K03655; cog=COG2865; ko=KO:K03655; pfam=PF04326,PF13749; superfamily=47762): METILDILLSLSAENEVVEFKQARKQFDKDDLGRYFSALANEANLKGVRRAWFVCGVRNDKSIVGTSISDKQINEYKAEVGNNTSPRCSFIDVHKVLKQDKLVLLFEIPATPQGQPMHWKGHCYGRDGESLVALSEMEYDRIKSQTKKHDWSKGIIESASIDDLSPEAIQFARIQYKEKNPKLKDEIDNWDDIVFLNKAKITIKGKITNTAILLLGKPESEHFISPAVARVTWILKDKDNLEKDYEHFYNPLIMAVKQASSKIRNLKYRYIKSDTLFPDEVDQYDPYIIREALHNCIAHQDYSLGGKIIVVENEDGYLTFTNSGSFIPKSVEEVVMSDSPEPQYRNAFLVAAMVNLNMIDTIGSGIKKMYNIQRYKFFPLPEYDLSENKVKVSITGKVVNLDYARKIAQIPNLSLGDIILLDKVAKQKPLSTQEAKILRTKHLIEGRKPNFHISSDVASITGEKSEYMKQRGIDDSYCQKMILDYLNTFKKGFRKDFENLLLDKLPDILDESQKKNKIKNNLQSLRRAGEIVVLKQEWSLSKKRLL; encoded by the coding sequence ATGGAAACGATTTTGGATATATTATTATCCCTTTCTGCCGAAAACGAAGTGGTGGAATTTAAGCAAGCACGAAAGCAATTCGACAAAGATGATTTAGGTCGGTATTTTTCTGCATTAGCCAATGAAGCTAACTTAAAAGGGGTAAGGCGTGCGTGGTTCGTTTGTGGAGTAAGAAACGATAAAAGTATTGTAGGTACCAGTATTAGCGACAAACAAATTAACGAATACAAAGCCGAAGTAGGCAATAACACCTCGCCTCGCTGTAGTTTTATCGATGTACATAAGGTTCTGAAACAAGATAAACTTGTATTGTTATTTGAAATTCCCGCTACGCCTCAAGGACAACCTATGCATTGGAAAGGGCACTGTTATGGACGTGATGGTGAAAGTTTAGTAGCGTTGAGTGAAATGGAATACGACAGGATTAAGTCTCAAACAAAAAAGCACGATTGGAGTAAGGGGATAATCGAATCAGCGAGCATAGATGATTTGTCACCAGAAGCGATTCAGTTTGCTCGCATTCAATATAAAGAGAAGAATCCAAAGCTTAAAGACGAGATTGACAATTGGGACGACATTGTTTTTCTAAATAAAGCCAAAATTACAATAAAGGGAAAGATCACCAATACTGCTATATTGCTGTTGGGAAAGCCCGAGTCAGAGCATTTTATCAGTCCAGCTGTGGCGAGAGTTACCTGGATATTGAAAGATAAGGATAATCTAGAAAAAGATTATGAGCATTTCTATAACCCACTAATTATGGCAGTAAAGCAAGCCAGTTCAAAAATTCGGAACCTGAAATATCGTTATATAAAATCAGACACATTATTTCCTGATGAGGTAGATCAGTACGATCCCTATATAATTCGAGAGGCTTTGCACAACTGTATCGCCCACCAAGATTATTCGCTGGGAGGAAAAATTATTGTAGTAGAAAACGAAGACGGTTATTTGACTTTTACCAACTCGGGGAGTTTTATTCCCAAAAGTGTAGAAGAGGTGGTAATGAGCGACTCGCCAGAACCACAATATAGGAATGCCTTTTTGGTTGCTGCTATGGTAAATCTCAATATGATTGACACCATAGGAAGTGGGATCAAAAAAATGTATAACATTCAACGATATAAATTCTTTCCTCTTCCCGAATACGATTTATCCGAAAACAAAGTGAAGGTGTCAATTACAGGGAAAGTAGTTAATCTAGATTATGCTCGCAAAATTGCCCAAATACCAAACCTATCGCTTGGAGATATTATTTTGCTGGATAAAGTAGCTAAACAAAAGCCGTTATCTACTCAAGAGGCTAAAATATTAAGGACAAAACACCTTATAGAAGGACGGAAACCAAACTTTCATATTTCTTCTGATGTTGCTTCCATTACTGGAGAAAAGTCTGAATACATGAAGCAAAGAGGGATAGATGATAGTTATTGTCAAAAGATGATTTTAGACTATTTGAATACATTTAAGAAGGGTTTTCGAAAAGATTTCGAGAATCTACTTTTAGATAAGTTACCGGATATTTTAGACGAAAGCCAAAAGAAAAACAAAATAAAAAACAATTTGCAGTCACTTAGAAGAGCCGGGGAAATTGTGGTTTTGAAACAAGAATGGAGTTTGTCTAAAAAGAGATTACTTTAG
- a CDS encoding aspartate-semialdehyde dehydrogenase (product_source=KO:K00133; cath_funfam=3.30.360.10,3.40.50.720; cog=COG0136; ko=KO:K00133; pfam=PF01118,PF02774; superfamily=51735,55347; tigrfam=TIGR01296), with translation MKVAIVGVSGAVGQEFLRVLEERNFPLDELVLFGSSRSAGSVYEYKGKQITVKELKHNDDFKGIDIAFTSAGAGTSKEFAETITKYGTIMIDNSSAFRMDNDVPLVVPEVNAEDANNRPRGIIANPNCTTIQMVVALKPIEKLSHIKRVHVATYQAASGAGAAAMDELANQYTQISKGEEPTVEKFAYQLAYNLIPQVDVFTENGYTKEEMKMYYETQKIMHTDIEVSAMCVRVPALRAHSEAIWLETEQPISVEAAREAFAKGDGIIVEDDPQNKVYPMPLFVATKDPVFVGRIRKDISNPKGLSFWCVGDQIKKGAALNAVQIAEYLIKQ, from the coding sequence ATGAAAGTAGCTATTGTTGGAGTTAGCGGTGCGGTAGGACAAGAGTTCCTTCGCGTATTAGAGGAAAGAAATTTCCCATTAGATGAGTTAGTTCTTTTCGGGTCATCTCGAAGTGCAGGAAGTGTTTACGAATATAAGGGTAAACAGATTACTGTGAAAGAATTAAAACACAACGATGATTTCAAGGGAATTGACATTGCTTTCACATCAGCAGGAGCAGGCACTTCTAAAGAGTTTGCAGAAACTATTACTAAATACGGAACAATTATGATTGATAATTCGAGTGCTTTCCGTATGGACAATGATGTTCCGTTAGTAGTTCCTGAAGTAAATGCTGAAGATGCAAACAATCGTCCTCGTGGAATTATTGCCAATCCTAATTGTACAACCATTCAAATGGTGGTAGCGTTGAAACCTATCGAAAAGCTTTCTCATATAAAACGCGTGCACGTAGCTACTTATCAAGCAGCTTCTGGCGCAGGAGCAGCGGCAATGGACGAATTAGCAAACCAATATACTCAAATCTCAAAAGGAGAAGAGCCAACTGTTGAGAAGTTTGCTTACCAATTAGCTTACAATTTAATTCCTCAAGTTGATGTGTTTACAGAAAACGGTTATACAAAAGAGGAAATGAAGATGTATTATGAAACTCAAAAGATAATGCATACAGATATTGAAGTAAGCGCAATGTGTGTTCGTGTTCCTGCATTAAGAGCTCACTCAGAAGCTATTTGGTTAGAAACAGAACAACCAATATCTGTTGAGGCCGCTCGCGAAGCTTTCGCTAAAGGAGATGGAATTATTGTTGAAGACGATCCTCAAAACAAAGTATATCCTATGCCTTTGTTTGTGGCTACAAAAGATCCTGTATTTGTTGGTCGTATCCGCAAAGACATATCTAACCCTAAAGGGTTGTCTTTCTGGTGTGTTGGCGACCAAATTAAAAAAGGTGCAGCACTAAACGCTGTTCAAATTGCTGAGTATCTTATTAAACAGTAA
- a CDS encoding UDP-2-acetamido-2-deoxy-ribo-hexuluronate aminotransferase (product_source=KO:K13017; cath_funfam=3.40.640.10,3.90.1150.10; cog=COG0399; ko=KO:K13017; pfam=PF01041; superfamily=53383) has protein sequence MKKIQMVDLTTQYENIKKEMDEAIIGVVQSGQYINGGAVKEFADELATFTGAKFAIPCANGTDALQIALMSLNLLPGDEVIVPAFTYAATAEVIGLLRLTPVLVDVSPLSFNIDTNKIEEAISPKTKAIIVVHLFGQCVDMEPVLDIAEKYNLRVIEDNAQSIGSVYTFSDGTKAQAGTMGDIGTLSFFPSKNLGCYGDGGAILTNNEELAASLKMIASHGQAKKYIHQVIGCNSRLDTLQAAILKTKLPYLNNYIEKRQKAAHSYNTGLRLLTDIIEVPFNMENSTHVYHQYTLKIKDGKRDELQAHLAKYNIPTMIYYPLPLHKQPAFKDIVRLGGELTVAETLCDSVLSIPIHTELESEQLFYIIEKIATYE, from the coding sequence ATGAAAAAGATTCAGATGGTGGACTTAACCACTCAATACGAAAACATAAAGAAAGAAATGGACGAGGCTATTATAGGCGTTGTTCAATCCGGACAGTATATCAATGGTGGTGCAGTAAAAGAGTTTGCCGATGAGTTGGCGACCTTTACGGGAGCTAAGTTTGCTATTCCTTGTGCTAACGGTACTGATGCTCTTCAGATAGCTTTAATGTCGTTGAACTTACTGCCAGGCGACGAAGTTATAGTTCCAGCCTTCACTTATGCCGCTACTGCCGAAGTGATAGGTTTGTTGCGTTTAACTCCTGTGTTAGTAGATGTTAGTCCTCTTTCCTTTAACATTGATACGAATAAGATAGAAGAAGCTATCTCTCCTAAAACGAAAGCAATTATAGTTGTACACCTTTTCGGTCAATGTGTAGATATGGAACCTGTATTAGATATTGCAGAAAAATATAATTTGCGTGTTATTGAAGATAATGCTCAGAGCATTGGTTCTGTTTATACTTTTTCTGATGGAACAAAAGCACAAGCAGGCACTATGGGAGATATAGGAACATTGTCTTTTTTCCCTTCGAAGAACTTAGGTTGTTATGGCGATGGAGGAGCAATACTTACTAATAACGAAGAACTTGCCGCTTCTCTTAAAATGATAGCTTCGCATGGACAAGCAAAGAAATACATTCATCAGGTAATTGGTTGTAACTCCCGATTAGATACCCTTCAGGCTGCGATACTAAAAACTAAACTTCCTTATCTTAATAACTATATTGAGAAAAGACAAAAGGCTGCTCATTCTTACAATACAGGATTAAGGTTACTTACAGATATTATAGAAGTTCCATTTAATATGGAAAATAGCACTCACGTTTACCATCAATATACATTAAAAATAAAAGACGGTAAAAGAGACGAACTACAAGCTCATCTTGCTAAGTATAACATTCCTACAATGATTTACTATCCTCTGCCTCTACATAAACAACCTGCTTTTAAGGATATTGTAAGATTAGGAGGGGAGCTTACAGTGGCAGAAACTTTGTGCGACTCTGTTTTGTCGATCCCAATCCATACCGAGTTAGAAAGCGAACAATTATTTTATATCATAGAAAAGATTGCTACTTATGAATAA
- a CDS encoding putative phosphoesterase (product_source=TIGR00040; cog=COG0622; ko=KO:K07095; pfam=PF12850; superfamily=56300; tigrfam=TIGR00040), whose translation MTRIGLLSDTHAYWDERYVQYFSECDEIWHAGDIGSEELLRKLNNIKPVRAVYGNIDSHEMRKYCPEKLRFTVEDVEVYMIHIGGYPGKYALGVLKDLYEKAPKLFVCGHSHILKIMYDKRFDMLTVNPGAAGKYGFHQVRTIVRFDIDGAEIKNMEIIELTEIRK comes from the coding sequence ATGACAAGAATAGGGTTATTATCAGATACTCACGCTTATTGGGACGAAAGATATGTACAATATTTTTCTGAATGCGACGAGATATGGCACGCCGGAGACATAGGGAGCGAAGAACTTCTTAGGAAGTTGAATAATATTAAGCCGGTAAGAGCCGTTTATGGTAATATAGACAGTCACGAAATGAGGAAGTATTGTCCTGAAAAACTCCGATTTACTGTTGAAGATGTAGAAGTTTATATGATTCATATAGGAGGTTATCCAGGAAAGTATGCTCTTGGTGTTTTGAAAGACTTATACGAAAAGGCTCCGAAACTGTTTGTCTGCGGACATTCTCATATCTTGAAGATAATGTACGACAAGCGTTTCGATATGCTAACAGTTAATCCGGGTGCAGCGGGTAAGTATGGTTTTCATCAGGTACGAACTATTGTTAGATTTGACATTGACGGTGCCGAGATTAAAAATATGGAGATAATAGAACTAACAGAGATACGCAAATGA
- a CDS encoding Na+/proline symporter (product_source=COG0591; cog=COG0591; pfam=PF00474; superfamily=81558; transmembrane_helix_parts=Outside_1_4,TMhelix_5_24,Inside_25_44,TMhelix_45_67,Outside_68_76,TMhelix_77_99,Inside_100_119,TMhelix_120_142,Outside_143_151,TMhelix_152_171,Inside_172_177,TMhelix_178_200,Outside_201_234,TMhelix_235_252,Inside_253_272,TMhelix_273_295,Outside_296_319,TMhelix_320_342,Inside_343_372,TMhelix_373_390,Outside_391_400,TMhelix_401_423,Inside_424_429,TMhelix_430_452,Outside_453_455,TMhelix_456_478,Inside_479_488) produces MNGLTILLVIVIYFACLVLISYLVGKKHTENAAFFLGNRKSPWFAVALGMLGASISGVTFVSVPGMVRGFDMTYMQMVLGFLAGYAVITFVLLPIYYKLNVTSIYTYLEKRIGKNSYKTGAAFFLLSRTILAAVRLYLAVLILQTYVFDAMGVPFVVTATGFLFMIWLYTHKSGVKALVWTDILQTLVLLTALVIIFYQVSKGLNLDFSGIVNTIKESSHSRIFVFDDWYSRQNFFKQFISGCFVTIAMTGIDQEMMQKNLSCRNLKDAQKNMFTLSLFFIPVNFLFLCLGILLLNYASANGIVLPELSDDILPKLVADGYFGNIAILLFIVGIIAVTFASADSALTGLTTSISVDLLNVNKYKEDKAKKIRLAVHLSVSLAFIVIMVIFKAINNTSVIDAIYTIASYTYGPLLGLFAFGILFKRQTNDKYVPYICILAPIICFGLNKILIASFNYQLGYELLIVNAALVLAGLLLFSKKSLTSFHHL; encoded by the coding sequence ATGAATGGGCTGACTATCCTTTTAGTAATCGTTATATACTTTGCTTGTCTTGTACTGATTTCTTATCTCGTAGGAAAGAAACATACAGAGAATGCAGCCTTCTTTCTTGGGAATAGAAAATCTCCATGGTTTGCTGTTGCTTTAGGAATGTTAGGAGCTTCAATATCGGGAGTTACTTTTGTTTCCGTACCGGGAATGGTTCGTGGGTTCGATATGACTTATATGCAAATGGTGCTGGGCTTTCTTGCCGGCTATGCTGTAATCACCTTTGTGTTACTACCTATATACTACAAACTGAATGTAACAAGTATTTATACTTATCTTGAGAAAAGAATTGGCAAAAACTCTTACAAAACAGGAGCCGCATTCTTTCTATTATCTCGAACTATATTGGCTGCCGTAAGGCTTTATCTTGCTGTGCTTATCTTGCAGACTTATGTTTTCGATGCGATGGGAGTCCCTTTTGTGGTAACTGCAACAGGTTTCTTATTTATGATATGGCTTTATACGCACAAAAGTGGAGTGAAAGCGTTGGTGTGGACAGATATTCTCCAAACTTTAGTTCTACTAACTGCTTTGGTTATTATATTTTATCAAGTAAGTAAAGGTTTAAACTTAGATTTTTCGGGAATTGTAAATACAATAAAGGAGAGTTCGCATTCGCGTATTTTTGTTTTCGATGACTGGTATTCGCGACAAAACTTCTTCAAACAATTTATTAGCGGCTGCTTCGTAACTATTGCAATGACTGGCATAGACCAAGAGATGATGCAGAAAAATCTTTCTTGTAGAAATCTTAAAGATGCACAAAAGAATATGTTTACTCTTAGCTTATTCTTTATCCCTGTAAACTTCTTATTTCTTTGTTTGGGAATATTATTGCTGAATTATGCTTCTGCTAATGGTATTGTTTTGCCCGAACTTTCCGACGATATACTTCCTAAGTTAGTCGCTGATGGATATTTTGGCAATATTGCTATTTTGTTATTTATTGTTGGCATTATTGCTGTAACTTTTGCAAGTGCCGACTCGGCATTAACCGGGCTTACAACTTCTATTTCTGTTGACTTACTAAACGTAAACAAGTATAAAGAAGATAAAGCAAAGAAGATACGACTTGCGGTTCACTTATCTGTATCACTTGCATTTATTGTTATTATGGTAATCTTTAAGGCAATCAACAACACCAGTGTTATTGATGCAATTTATACTATTGCCTCATACACTTACGGACCATTGCTAGGACTGTTTGCTTTTGGCATTTTATTTAAACGACAAACCAACGATAAGTACGTGCCTTACATCTGTATACTTGCTCCTATCATTTGTTTCGGACTTAACAAGATACTTATAGCAAGCTTTAACTATCAATTAGGTTACGAACTGCTTATTGTTAATGCTGCCTTAGTATTAGCTGGACTATTATTGTTTTCGAAGAAAAGTTTAACCTCATTTCACCATCTTTAA
- a CDS encoding UDP-2-acetamido-3-amino-2,3-dideoxy-glucuronate N-acetyltransferase (product_source=KO:K13018; cath_funfam=2.160.10.10; cog=COG0110; ko=KO:K13018; pfam=PF00132,PF14602; superfamily=51161), with protein sequence MNNYMSHSSAVIDEGAIIGNNTKIWHFSHIMKDAIIGDNCNIGQNVVISPKVKIGNNVKIQNNVSVYTGVICEDDVFLGPSCVFTNVINPRSFIERKDEFKATVVKRGASIGANATIVCGVTIGEYAMIGAGAVVTKDVAPYSLIVGNPGRQVGTVDKEGNTVKTIS encoded by the coding sequence ATGAATAACTATATGTCTCATTCTTCCGCCGTAATAGACGAAGGAGCTATTATAGGAAACAATACTAAGATATGGCATTTCTCTCATATTATGAAAGATGCTATTATCGGCGATAATTGTAATATTGGTCAGAATGTAGTAATATCTCCTAAGGTTAAAATAGGGAATAACGTAAAAATACAAAACAATGTATCGGTGTACACAGGAGTTATTTGTGAAGATGATGTGTTTTTAGGTCCGAGTTGCGTGTTTACTAACGTTATTAATCCTCGAAGTTTCATAGAACGTAAAGATGAGTTCAAAGCTACAGTAGTTAAGCGAGGTGCGAGTATAGGTGCTAACGCAACAATAGTATGTGGAGTAACTATCGGCGAATATGCTATGATAGGAGCAGGAGCTGTAGTAACAAAAGACGTAGCTCCTTACTCCTTAATTGTTGGTAATCCCGGGCGACAAGTCGGAACTGTCGACAAGGAAGGGAATACTGTTAAAACGATAAGTTAA